The DNA segment AAAGAAGGTGAAAGCCCTCCATGTAAACAGAAAACCTAGAAAAGAAGATAAAGTTTTTCAAAAACGGTGGAAGCAGATAAATAGATTTGAAGGTAATAATATTAAAAGGTTCTTGATTAGTGCTTGAACCTGACTCTCAATGAGAGCTGTAAGAGGAAGATAATCAAAAAGGTCAGTGAAGTGTTTCCAGACATTAGCATTTCCATATTTTCTCAAGCACTCATCATAAAATCCATACCTGAAAAGGTAACaaagcttaaaaaaaaaacaaggaacAAATGCTTCTTTGGATTTAAAAAACGTACACTTGAGTAATTTGGCGGCTTTCGTGATTCCCTCTAAGGATGGTAAGCCTATCTCTGTAGCGAACTTTGAGTGCTACCAAGAGCGAGACTGTCTCCACAGAATAATACCCTCGATCTTCACAATATTCAACACAATCTAAAATGATTAAAGCTACAATAATCTAAAATGTGAAGAGAAAGTCAACAATAAGAGCTAAAATCAAAAGTCATCACatcagaaaaaaaatgaagtagAGAGACTGACCAACGTAATCGCCCATGAAGAGATAATTGGTGTCAGGCGAAGAACCACCGATCTTAAAAAGCTCAATCAGATCGTAGAATTGACCGTGGATGTCGCCGCAGACGGTGACCGGACACTTAACCGGCTGAACATTCCACTCCTCCACCAGAATCGCCCTCGCTTGCTCGCACAGCGTCTTCACCTCCGCCTCCGACAACGCTTTACACTCCATCAGCTGCTCGATCTGACGATCGACGTCTCCCGTCtccggcatcttcttctcctcctccttcccTCAGATCCGATCTgaccaaaaactcaaaatccggATTCGGATGCGGATGCTCCGTCTTCTTCTTGGTATTTGGATTCGAATTATCTACCCATCACTCATAGCAAAATGCGAATTTCGATTTCGTTGGAACTTTGCATTTGTTTTCTTGTCGCTTTTTTTGTCCGGGTCAAAAGTCCACTGTGGGAGACTGACACGTGGCTTTTTGGCGCGGCGTGTAACGAACTCGCCGACTAGGCTCATTACGTTTGGCTTTCTTGGAAGTTAGCCCGTTTGGCGAGGTGATACTCGGCCCAATTAATTTGAAAGAATaactttgttctcttttttcGGTATTGTTTTACTTCTCGCTCGAATATTATTTTGTCTTACAAACTAAACTAGCAAACGCCAGAGGAGGTAGGAGTTTGGAGACCCATTCTGGTTTTGATTCGAGTCTATTCGAATTTTAGATTTTCGGAGTTAAAGATTTCAACTCTAttcatgtatttataaatttcggTTTGAATCTTTGTGAATCCAAATAAccgatttaaattattttttaaaatattttttttgtacactttaattttctcaaaatatataaaaaataataagatgtaacatagaaatttaaataatgtgtgccaaaatatctaaacttaacataaaattagtttatcttgaatatttggatggagaatcaataaatatttcaaGTAGTTTTggtgtttcaaattttttactattttagatatttacttttgactatttatatatattttcaagtatttgcacattttcaaaatattttctatttttagatattaaatctggaaataattaatatatttaactatAAAAATCTAATTGGGATATATTTACCCGAAATATTTTGGTTCGAGTCATGTTCGATTCCGATTttctaaatactaaaattttgaacccattcggatatttaatcaattttgattCAGGTTTGATACTATTTTTTTGGATTGGATACGGTTATGTTTTTcgggtttttggattttttgccCAGTCCTACCAAACACTGTAGTGGGTCAATTATTATTTCACTTTATTTATTGTCTTTACAATGAAACTAATTGGTAATTATCAGAGTTTAACTAAATTATGTAGAGCGAGAGGAGCCGTCAATCGTCATATATAGTTTGAATGCTCCAGCTTTAGACTAGTCTTCCGTCGCTTTTGATTCTCGACGACTAGAAAGGGAAAAAATAACAGAGACCAAAAAAAGTTGATTAATTATTATGTCTATTAAGTATGTTTCATTCACGGGTTTGATAACTCAAACTAAAGACATTCAAACTTTGCAATTTTGTACTTAGATTACTTCACAATTCTCTTGTATAAATATAAGAGGTTTGCACCTCAATGTAAATAGTAAAATCCCCTTTTGAAACCTCCTATTTAATTTGTTGACATTCAGTTTCTAGTTGTTATCTAATAATCTTAATTAGTGATAGTTTGCCAATAGTTTTATTTCATGAAGCACACAT comes from the Brassica napus cultivar Da-Ae chromosome A7, Da-Ae, whole genome shotgun sequence genome and includes:
- the LOC106382557 gene encoding serine/threonine-protein phosphatase PP2A-5 catalytic subunit-like isoform X2 — translated: MPETGDVDRQIEQLMECKALSEAEVKTLCEQARAILVEEWNVQPVKCPVTVCGDIHGQFYDLIELFKIGGSSPDTNYLFMGDYVDRGYYSVETVSLLVALKVRYRDRLTILRGNHESRQITQVYGFYDECLRKYGNANVWKHFTDLFDYLPLTALIESQVFCLHGGLSPSLDTLDNIRSLDRIQEVPHEGPMCDLLWSDPDDRCGWGISPRGAGYTFGQDIATQFNHTNGLSLISRAHQLVMEGYNWCQEKNVVTVFSAPNYCYRCGNMAAILEIDENMDQNFLQFDPAPRQVEPETTRKTPDYFL
- the LOC106382557 gene encoding serine/threonine-protein phosphatase PP2A-5 catalytic subunit-like isoform X1; protein product: MPETGDVDRQIEQLMECKALSEAEVKTLCEQARAILVEEWNVQPVKCPVTVCGDIHGQFYDLIELFKIGGSSPDTNYLFMGDYVDCVEYCEDRGYYSVETVSLLVALKVRYRDRLTILRGNHESRQITQVYGFYDECLRKYGNANVWKHFTDLFDYLPLTALIESQVFCLHGGLSPSLDTLDNIRSLDRIQEVPHEGPMCDLLWSDPDDRCGWGISPRGAGYTFGQDIATQFNHTNGLSLISRAHQLVMEGYNWCQEKNVVTVFSAPNYCYRCGNMAAILEIDENMDQNFLQFDPAPRQVEPETTRKTPDYFL